In a genomic window of Croceibacterium sp. TMG7-5b_MA50:
- a CDS encoding HlyD family secretion protein: MTEAKAAATDGPVTAAATEPATPPAGSGWRPPRLQWRTVAVIAALALLGICLVLAAWRIWPFASAAEQTDNAYVRGRVTVIAPQVPGYVTKVLVRDFQDVTAGQLLAVIDQRIYRQRVEQAQANLDAAEAELANNRQSLAGRTAGLASQDAALANARAQLQRAQADMARVNDLVTDGSVSLRERDQTLAALRQAEAAVRAAQAQREIARQEIRAVEVGRGGQAASVAGAEAALNLARIDLANTEIRAAENGRLSEVDVRVGQYVTAGSQLMFLVPPEVWVIANYKEGQTARIAVGQRASFTVDGLANARFTGRVERISPAAGSEFAVLAADNATGNFTKVPQRIPIRIRIDPGQRGADRLRPGMSVEARIDTAGAP; this comes from the coding sequence ATGACAGAGGCAAAGGCCGCAGCCACCGATGGCCCGGTCACGGCCGCGGCCACGGAGCCAGCCACGCCGCCGGCCGGTTCGGGCTGGCGCCCGCCGCGCCTGCAATGGCGCACCGTCGCCGTGATCGCGGCGCTGGCCCTGCTCGGCATCTGCCTGGTGCTGGCCGCCTGGCGCATCTGGCCGTTCGCCAGCGCGGCGGAGCAGACCGACAACGCCTATGTCCGGGGCCGGGTGACAGTGATTGCGCCGCAGGTGCCCGGCTATGTCACCAAGGTGCTGGTGCGCGATTTCCAGGACGTGACCGCCGGGCAGTTGCTGGCGGTAATCGATCAGCGGATCTACCGGCAGCGGGTGGAGCAGGCGCAGGCGAACCTGGATGCGGCGGAGGCGGAGCTGGCGAACAATCGTCAGTCGCTGGCCGGGCGTACCGCAGGGCTCGCCAGCCAGGACGCGGCGCTCGCCAATGCCCGCGCGCAATTGCAGCGCGCGCAGGCGGACATGGCACGGGTCAACGACCTCGTCACCGATGGCTCCGTCTCCCTGCGCGAACGGGACCAGACGCTGGCCGCGCTGCGCCAAGCGGAGGCGGCGGTGCGGGCGGCACAGGCGCAGCGTGAGATCGCCCGGCAGGAGATCAGGGCGGTGGAGGTCGGCCGCGGCGGGCAGGCGGCGAGTGTGGCCGGGGCGGAGGCGGCGCTGAACCTGGCGCGCATCGACCTCGCCAATACGGAGATCCGCGCGGCGGAGAATGGCCGCCTGTCGGAAGTGGACGTGCGGGTCGGGCAATATGTCACCGCCGGCAGCCAGCTGATGTTCCTGGTGCCGCCCGAGGTCTGGGTGATCGCCAATTACAAGGAAGGGCAGACCGCCCGCATCGCGGTGGGCCAGCGCGCCAGCTTCACGGTGGACGGCCTCGCCAATGCCCGCTTCACCGGGCGGGTGGAGCGGATCAGCCCCGCCGCGGGCAGCGAGTTCGCGGTGCTGGCGGCGGACAATGCCACCGGCAACTTCACCAAGGTGCCGCAGCGTATCCCCATCCGCATCCGCATCGATCCTGGCCAGCGTGGCGCCGACCGCCTGCGGCCGGGCATGTCGGTGGAGGCGCGGATCGATACGGCGGGCGCGCCATGA
- a CDS encoding efflux transporter outer membrane subunit: MIRPAPLLAALLLAGCTLPGPRAALPPQAAFVPPPGWRAAIGPDAGGARPIEAQWWRAFGDAELDALVARALANNTDIALAAERVEEARAAEALGRAQSLPQVNGQVAGTGGQTLGPLGSPSDAVSAQPALVASFDTDLFGRLRLASRAARAQLLASEAAADTVRLAVAAQTASGYITLRALDQRLAIARDTLAARAEALRIARRRYETGYSARLELRQAEAEYAATQQLVPAAELAITRQENALARLTGDAPRAIGRGQAIDRLAEPAIPDGLPADLLRRRPDLFQAEQALVAADLTLDSQRAAMLPNLTLTGTAGVALSTALADPVGLLNAGGSILAPLFDGGRLRAQEQVATARRDQAAIAYRGVALTAFREVEDALAGVARSQEQARDFAAQAEAASGALENASARYRAGYSAYIEQLDAQRNLLTAQLSLVQAFADELTSYVALYQAMGGGWSAAEIEAVNRP, from the coding sequence ATGATCCGCCCCGCCCCCCTGCTGGCTGCGCTTCTGCTGGCGGGCTGCACCCTGCCCGGCCCGCGCGCGGCGCTGCCGCCGCAAGCCGCCTTCGTGCCGCCGCCCGGCTGGCGCGCGGCGATCGGCCCCGATGCGGGCGGCGCTCGCCCGATCGAGGCGCAATGGTGGCGCGCCTTCGGCGATGCCGAGCTCGATGCGCTGGTGGCGCGGGCGCTGGCCAACAACACCGACATCGCCTTGGCGGCGGAGCGGGTGGAGGAAGCGCGCGCGGCAGAGGCGCTCGGCCGCGCGCAATCGCTGCCGCAGGTGAACGGGCAGGTCGCGGGCACCGGCGGGCAGACGCTGGGCCCGCTTGGCAGCCCGAGCGATGCGGTATCGGCGCAACCAGCCCTCGTGGCCAGCTTCGATACCGACCTGTTCGGGCGCCTGCGGCTCGCCTCCCGCGCCGCGCGCGCGCAATTGCTGGCGAGCGAGGCCGCCGCCGATACGGTGCGGCTGGCGGTCGCGGCGCAGACCGCCAGCGGTTACATCACCCTGCGCGCGCTGGACCAGCGGCTCGCCATTGCCCGCGACACGCTGGCCGCGCGGGCGGAGGCGCTAAGGATCGCGCGCCGCCGGTACGAGACCGGCTATTCCGCGCGGCTGGAGCTGCGCCAGGCGGAGGCGGAATACGCCGCCACGCAGCAGCTGGTCCCGGCGGCGGAGCTGGCGATCACCCGGCAGGAGAATGCGCTGGCGCGCCTCACCGGCGATGCACCGCGCGCGATCGGGCGCGGGCAGGCGATCGACAGGCTGGCGGAGCCGGCGATCCCCGACGGGCTGCCGGCTGACCTGCTGCGCCGCCGCCCGGACCTGTTCCAGGCAGAACAGGCGCTGGTTGCGGCGGACCTGACGCTGGACAGCCAGCGCGCGGCCATGCTGCCCAACCTGACGCTGACCGGCACCGCGGGCGTGGCGCTGTCCACCGCGCTGGCCGATCCGGTCGGCCTGCTGAATGCCGGCGGCAGCATCCTGGCCCCGCTGTTCGACGGTGGCCGGCTGCGCGCGCAGGAACAGGTGGCGACCGCACGGCGAGACCAGGCGGCGATCGCCTATCGCGGGGTCGCGCTGACGGCCTTCCGCGAGGTGGAGGATGCGCTGGCGGGGGTCGCCCGATCGCAGGAGCAGGCCCGCGACTTCGCCGCGCAGGCGGAGGCGGCATCGGGGGCGCTGGAGAATGCCTCCGCCCGGTACCGCGCCGGCTATTCCGCCTATATCGAGCAGCTGGACGCGCAGCGAAACCTGCTGACGGCGCAATTGTCACTGGTGCAGGCCTTCGCGGACGAGCTGACCAGCTATGTCGCGCTGTATCAGGCGATGGGCGGCGGCTGGTCGGCGGCAGAGATCGAGGCGGTGAACCGCCCCTGA
- a CDS encoding peptidase M61 yields MIHKLPRTSLIAALLLATISQPALAQGVARSAPVAAPLPAPVPDAQDVAYPGTITLDIDASDIVRNLYRVTQTFPVQRGTQELILQLPEWLPGNHGPKGPLNQIAQISFTVDGQPVNWARDPVEVYAFRIPLPANAREVTARFIHTSPIDGQGRISMTPEMLNLQWEKMSLYPAGHYVRQITMKPTVTFPEGWTVYTALDGQSAAGGRGNRVTWSPTDYEVLVDSPVFAGKHAESWQIGRAMEMNVIADEARLLAIKPENMQTYNRLMDEAVTLFGSRPFDHYEFLLGLTDRLGGIGLEHHRSSENTYEPTTFIDWDTMGWDRNVIAHELVHSWNGKYRRPAGLWTPDYREPMRDNLLWMYEGQTQFWGLVLAARSGIQPKDVVLGAMATSAGYYARQPGRAWRSVEDTTFDPIINSRRARPFTSIHRDEDYYNEGALMWLEADQIIRNGTNGAKGLDDFAKIFFAATEGDYGQRTYDFDEIADTLNQVYPHDWRTFLTLNMRTAGLPAPVEGIEAAGYRLVWKEEPNPARAGQMASTGFLDLMYSLGVNLSSSGQVTATLWDGPAFKAGLVDGMTIVSADGQEYSGDAIKAAITNAKTSDQPIRLIVKRGEAITPLEIAYDGGLQYPWLEPAGEGEQPLDRLLTARATEGAATR; encoded by the coding sequence ATGATCCACAAGCTCCCGCGCACGTCGCTCATCGCCGCCCTGCTCCTCGCCACCATCAGCCAGCCGGCCCTTGCGCAAGGGGTCGCCCGGTCCGCCCCCGTGGCCGCGCCGCTGCCTGCTCCGGTGCCCGATGCGCAGGATGTCGCCTATCCCGGCACGATCACGCTGGACATCGATGCGAGCGATATCGTGCGCAACCTGTACCGGGTGACGCAGACCTTCCCGGTGCAGCGCGGCACGCAGGAGTTGATCCTGCAGCTGCCCGAATGGCTGCCCGGCAATCATGGCCCCAAGGGGCCGCTGAACCAGATCGCGCAGATCAGCTTCACCGTCGATGGCCAGCCGGTCAACTGGGCACGCGATCCGGTGGAGGTCTACGCCTTCCGCATCCCGCTGCCCGCCAATGCGCGGGAGGTGACAGCCCGCTTCATCCATACCAGCCCGATCGACGGGCAGGGCCGCATCAGCATGACGCCGGAAATGCTGAACCTGCAGTGGGAGAAGATGAGCCTGTATCCCGCCGGCCACTACGTGCGCCAGATCACCATGAAGCCGACCGTGACCTTCCCCGAAGGCTGGACGGTCTACACCGCGCTGGACGGCCAGTCCGCCGCGGGCGGGCGCGGCAACCGGGTGACCTGGTCGCCGACCGATTACGAGGTGCTGGTGGATTCGCCGGTGTTCGCCGGCAAGCATGCCGAAAGCTGGCAGATCGGCCGCGCCATGGAGATGAACGTGATCGCGGACGAGGCGCGGCTGCTGGCGATCAAGCCCGAGAACATGCAGACCTACAACCGCCTGATGGACGAGGCCGTCACCCTGTTCGGGTCGCGCCCGTTCGACCATTACGAGTTCCTGCTGGGCCTGACGGACCGGCTGGGCGGCATCGGGCTGGAACACCACCGGTCGAGCGAGAACACCTACGAGCCGACGACTTTCATCGACTGGGACACGATGGGGTGGGACCGCAACGTGATCGCGCACGAGCTGGTGCATAGCTGGAACGGCAAGTACCGCCGTCCCGCCGGCCTGTGGACGCCCGATTACCGGGAACCGATGCGCGACAACCTGCTGTGGATGTATGAAGGGCAGACGCAGTTCTGGGGCCTGGTGCTGGCCGCGCGTTCGGGCATCCAGCCCAAGGACGTCGTGCTGGGCGCGATGGCGACCAGCGCCGGCTATTACGCCCGCCAGCCGGGCCGGGCCTGGCGGTCGGTGGAGGACACCACCTTCGACCCCATCATCAACAGCCGCCGCGCACGCCCCTTCACCTCGATTCACCGGGACGAGGATTACTACAACGAAGGGGCGCTGATGTGGCTGGAGGCGGATCAGATCATCCGCAACGGTACGAACGGCGCCAAGGGCCTTGATGATTTCGCCAAGATCTTCTTCGCCGCCACCGAAGGCGATTATGGCCAGCGGACCTACGATTTCGACGAGATCGCCGACACGCTGAACCAGGTCTACCCGCATGACTGGCGCACCTTCCTGACGCTGAACATGCGCACCGCCGGCCTGCCCGCTCCCGTGGAAGGGATCGAGGCCGCCGGTTACCGGCTGGTGTGGAAGGAGGAGCCGAACCCCGCGCGCGCCGGGCAGATGGCTTCCACCGGCTTCCTCGACCTCATGTATTCGCTGGGCGTGAACCTCTCCTCCTCCGGCCAGGTCACCGCGACCTTGTGGGACGGGCCGGCCTTCAAGGCGGGGCTGGTCGACGGCATGACGATCGTGTCCGCGGACGGGCAGGAATATAGCGGCGACGCCATCAAGGCGGCGATCACCAATGCGAAGACGTCCGACCAGCCGATCCGCCTGATCGTGAAGCGTGGGGAAGCGATCACCCCGCTGGAGATCGCCTATGACGGCGGGCTGCAATATCCCTGGCTGGAGCCAGCGGGCGAAGGCGAGCAGCCGTTGGACCGCCTGCTAACCGCCCGCGCGACGGAAGGTGCCGCCACCCGGTAG
- the ppa gene encoding inorganic diphosphatase, whose amino-acid sequence MRIEHIPTGDNPPENLNVVIEVPVGGEPVKYEFDKKSGALFVDRILHTPMRYPTNYGFVPHTLSPDGDPLDALVVARSPFVPGCVVRARPIAVLNLEDEHGGDEKLVCVPIDSTFPYYSDVHEKDDLPEILFAQIEHFFTHYKDLEKEKWVRVGTWGTAAEARQIVLEAIERAAEAGKDAPAGDGTTTPSA is encoded by the coding sequence ATGCGCATCGAACATATTCCCACCGGGGACAATCCGCCCGAGAACCTGAACGTCGTCATCGAAGTGCCCGTCGGCGGGGAGCCGGTTAAGTACGAGTTCGACAAGAAGTCCGGTGCGCTGTTCGTGGACCGCATCCTGCACACGCCGATGCGCTACCCCACCAATTACGGCTTCGTGCCCCACACGCTGTCGCCCGATGGCGATCCGCTCGACGCGCTGGTCGTCGCCCGGTCGCCCTTCGTGCCCGGCTGCGTCGTGCGCGCCCGGCCGATCGCGGTGCTGAACCTGGAAGACGAGCACGGCGGCGACGAGAAGCTGGTCTGCGTGCCGATCGATTCGACCTTCCCCTATTACAGCGACGTGCACGAGAAGGACGACCTGCCGGAGATCCTGTTCGCGCAGATCGAGCACTTCTTCACCCACTACAAGGACCTTGAGAAGGAGAAGTGGGTGCGCGTCGGCACCTGGGGTACCGCCGCCGAGGCGCGCCAGATCGTGCTGGAGGCGATCGAGCGGGCCGCCGAAGCGGGCAAGGACGCGCCTGCCGGTGACGGCACGACCACGCCCAGCGCCTGA
- the lptB gene encoding LPS export ABC transporter ATP-binding protein encodes MAEAPANAAPPIPQGGLEVISIAKSYDKRPVLTDISLSVGKGEVLGLLGPNGAGKTTCFYSIMGLVRPDSGRILMDGVDVTRLPMYRRAILGLGYLPQETSIFRGMTVEQNIAAVLELVEPNKATRLSELERLLDEFGLTRLRSSPAMALSGGERRRCEIARALAAKPSIMLLDEPFAGIDPLSISDIRMLVKDLAQRGIGVLITDHNVRETLDIVDRACIIYGGQVLFAGSPEALVADENVRRLYLGEDFTL; translated from the coding sequence ATGGCGGAAGCACCCGCCAATGCCGCGCCGCCCATTCCGCAGGGCGGGCTGGAGGTGATCTCCATCGCCAAGAGCTACGACAAGCGGCCGGTCCTGACCGACATTTCCCTGTCCGTCGGCAAGGGGGAGGTGCTGGGCCTGCTCGGCCCCAATGGCGCCGGCAAGACCACCTGCTTCTATTCCATCATGGGCCTGGTACGGCCGGATTCGGGCCGTATCCTGATGGACGGCGTCGATGTGACGCGCCTGCCGATGTACCGCCGCGCGATCCTGGGCCTGGGTTATCTGCCGCAGGAGACCAGCATCTTCCGCGGCATGACGGTGGAACAGAACATCGCGGCCGTGCTGGAACTGGTGGAGCCGAACAAGGCGACCCGCTTGTCTGAGCTGGAGCGGCTGCTGGACGAGTTCGGCCTCACGCGCCTCCGCTCCAGTCCCGCTATGGCGCTGTCGGGCGGCGAGCGGCGCCGGTGCGAGATCGCCCGCGCGCTGGCCGCCAAGCCTTCCATCATGCTGCTGGACGAACCGTTTGCCGGCATTGATCCGCTGTCGATCAGCGATATCCGCATGCTGGTGAAGGACCTGGCGCAGCGCGGCATCGGCGTGCTGATCACCGACCACAATGTACGCGAGACGCTCGACATCGTGGATCGCGCCTGCATCATCTATGGCGGGCAGGTGCTGTTCGCCGGTTCTCCCGAAGCGCTGGTGGCGGACGAGAATGTCCGCCGGCTGTACCTGGGCGAGGACTTCACGCTGTGA